A single window of Rhodamnia argentea isolate NSW1041297 chromosome 5, ASM2092103v1, whole genome shotgun sequence DNA harbors:
- the LOC115754809 gene encoding germin-like protein 9-3 codes for MASLVLKHRFFVAFVLALSVFQMASASDPDILTDFLVPQNVTPDGNFFTFTGMRSLIPVDTPTAFNVTKASAAEFPALIGQSVSMAVLEFSAGSVNPPHTHPRASELLFLAYGSLEVGFVDTTNKLFTQTLQAGDMFIFPKGLVHFQYNANASDYAVALSGFGSASAGTVSLPTTVFSTSINSKILAKSFKTTVSTIHTLKRGLIPSKA; via the coding sequence ATGGCCTCGTTAGTCCTCAAGCACAGATTTTTTGTGGCGTTCGTCCTCGCTTTGTCCGTCTTCCAGATGGCGAGCGCTAGTGATCCGGACATCTTAACAGATTTCCTAGTCCCACAGAACGTTACTCCAGATGGAAACTTCTTCACATTTACCGGCATGAGATCTCTTATTCCGGTGGATACTCCTACAGCTTTCAACGTAACTAAAGCGAGCGCAGCAGAGTTCCCGGCTCTTATTGGGCAGAGTGTCTCGATGGCAGTTCTTGAGTTCTCGGCCGGCTCAGTCAACCCGCCACACACGCATCCTCGTGCATCCGAGCTCCTATTCCTTGCTTATGGATCACTGGAGGTTGGATTTGTTGACACGACCAACAAGCTCTTCACTCAGACCCTTCAGGCCGGTGACATGTTCATCTTTCCCAAAGGACTGGTTCACTTCCAGTACAATGCTAATGCATCAGATTATGCAGTAGCCCTTTCTGGATTTGGCAGCGCTAGCGCTGGAACTGTCTCGCTTCCTACAACTGTGTTCTCCACCAGCATCAACAGCAAGATCTTGGCCAAGTCATTCAAGACGACCGTTTCCACCATTCACACTCTCAAACGTGGGCTCATACCATCCAAGGCCTAA
- the LOC115754790 gene encoding germin-like protein 9-3, producing MAKYEFVVALVLGLSLLGLTSAGDPDILTDFVALNGTIIDGNFFTFTGMRSLIKAGPPTAFTVTKASAKEFPALEGQSVSYAVLEFPAGAVNPPHTHPRGSELLFLTYGTLQVGFVDTTNKLFTQTLQAGDMFIFPKGLVHFQFNSNQTDDAVAVSAFGSASAGLVSVPVTVFETNIDSGILAKSFKTTVNTIQALKAGLAPPPASE from the coding sequence ATGGCCAAGTATGAGTTCGTCGTGGCATTAGTCCTTGGTTTGTCCCTTCTCGGCTTAACGAGCGCCGGCGATCCCGACATTCTCACCGACTTTGTGGCCCTGAATGGCACTATCATCGATGGCAACTTCTTCACGTTCACCGGCATGAGGTCTCTCATAAAAGCCGGTCCCCCAACAGCATTCACGGTGACCAAAGCGAGCGCGAAGGAGTTTCCTGCTCTCGAAGGGCAGAGCGTCTCATACGCGGTTCTCGAATTCCCGGCCGGTGCTGTGAACCCCCCACACACGCACCCCCGTGGGTCGGAGCTCCTGTTCCTCACTTACGGGACGCTCCAGGTGGGGTTCGTGGACACGACCAACAAGCTCTTCACTCAGACCCTCCAAGCCGGTGACATGTTCATATTCCCCAAGGGGCTGGTCCACTTCCAGTTCAATTCCAACCAGACCGACGATGCTGTGGCAGTCTCGGCGTTCGGGAGTGCGAGCGCGGGATTGGTGTCGGTCCCCGTGACCGTGTTCGAGACCAACATCGACAGCGGAATCCTGGCTAAATCTTTCAAGACTACCGTCAACACCATTCAAGCACTGAAGGCTGGCCTTGCACCCCCACCCGCCAGCGAAtga